From the genome of Uranotaenia lowii strain MFRU-FL chromosome 1, ASM2978415v1, whole genome shotgun sequence, one region includes:
- the LOC129739579 gene encoding uncharacterized protein LOC129739579, translating into MKVFIVLLACVACSSATFGDLFSKKGKGGGGGGLTELFDIEGLLGGLFGGGEQKHVRSSYGPPPRPVYGPPPPRPVYGPPPPRPVYGPPKPLYGPPAPAPAPVYGPPAPVYGPPAPAPAPVYGPPAHAPAPVYGPPAPAPAPVYGPPAPAYHPPPPPPRPAPAPAPVYGPPVQHHHVPAPAPQYGPPHHQPPPPIYHAPAPAPAPAPLPAPVYGPPQHHQQQQQHHHHHHEPAHVPAPVITIVEPPQAHYLPPEQIQQLPLQDTNVNFHGVSSSAVASGSITSSGSDGGYHYGIGHGSGH; encoded by the exons GTATTCATAGTACTCCTTGCCTGCGTGGCATGCTCCTCGGCCACATTCGGGGACCTGTTCAGTAAAAAGGGCAAAGGTGGAGGTGGAGGCGGTTTGACTGAACTCTTCGACATCGAAGGTCTACTGGGGGGATTGTTTGGAGGTGGTGAACAGAAACACGTCCGATCATCGTATGGTCCTCCTCCGCGGCCAGTTTATGGACCACCTCCACCCCGTCCCGTCTACGGACCTCCACCTCCGAGGCCCGTTTATGGACCCCCCAAGCCGCTCTACGGCCCTCCAGCTCCAGCTCCCGCTCCAGTTTATGGACCTCCAGCTCCAGTCTATGGACCTCCAGCTCCAGCACCTGCCCCCGTTTATGGACCACCTGCCCACGCCCCAGCTCCAGTCTATGGACCACCCGCTCCCGCTCCGGCTCCAG TGTATGGCCCACCAGCCCCAGCTTACCATCCTCCTCCACCACCACCACGACCAGCCCCAGCCCCAGCTCCAG TGTACGGACCTCCCGTTCAGCACCACCACGTTCCAGCCCCCGCTCCTCAGTACGGACCCCCTCACCACCAGCCACCACCACCAATCTACCATGCTCCTGCTCCAGCTCCTGCCCCTGCTCCTCTTCCTGCTCCAGTTTACGGACCCCCACAACACcaccaacagcaacagcaacatcatcatcatcaccatgaACCGGCACACGTCCCCGCTCCAGTGATCACCATCGTGGAACCCCCACAGGCCCACTATCTGCCCCCGGAACAGATCCAGCAGCTGCCCCTGCAAGACACCAACGTCAATTTCCACGGCGTTAGTTCGAGTGCGGTCGCATCCGGTAGCATAACCAGCAGCGGTAGCGACGGTGGCTACCATTACGGAATCGGCCACGGTTCTGGACACTAA